ATTATGGACGCCTGCGCCAGATGTTCTTAATCATTCTGGACAACGCCATCAAATTTTCGCCCCAAGGCGGTGCCGTCACCGTATCCTTAAAAGATAAAACGGTATCCATCCGTGACAACGGAATTGGAATTGCACAGGAAGATTTGCCGTATATTTTTGACCGTTTCTATCAAGTGAAGTCAGAAGAAAATAAAAGCGGTACGGGGCTTGGACTTGCGATTGCAAAGCAGATTGCTGATAGACATAATATTCGTATCTTAGTCAATAACAGGCAAAACGAAGGAACTGAATTTCAATTTCAATTTTAATAATTTAAGGTGTTTGCCATTTCGTATGACAAGCACCTTATTTTTGGCATACTTTAATTTTCATATCCAGCGTGACCTAATCACTGAATGAAAATCTTTAGTACGTAATTAAAAACACGTTAGAATCCAAAATATAATATGGAGGAAAATCAAAATGAAATCTCTGGTTGTTAAAGCGGCTCGTTGTCCACAAAATCATCTTTACCCTTCGGTCAAAGTTTGTCCTGTTGGTGCTTTAATTACTTTGGTATTGCTATTTATGGGAACAAGAAAAAAGTAAACAAGCTAACAGGTTTTATGCCGCTTTTAAGATAATACGAAGATGAGTTTGTTGAGGCGGTCATTTGACATTCCCAGCAGGCTATCACCGACCTGACACTCGACCGCTCAAGCATTGATCTGACACCCGGCAAGGTTTTAAAGTACCCGTAGCCTTTGCTCATGGTGATGAAATAATTTTGAATATTTGGTGATATTCCTAATAAAGCTGATTTATTGTATTTTTTAAATTTGCCGAGGATAATCCGTTTCAAAACCAAAGTTATCCATTGCATGTTTCATCCAATTGGAGTCTTTAAAGACAGGTCTTCCAATGCCAATTAAATCTGAAACACTGCTATTTAAAAGCGATTCTGCTTGTTCTAGTGTTCTAATGCCCCCAGTTACTATAACAGGTATTGAGACAGCCTCCTTAACGGCTTTTGCCTGTTTTATAAAATATCCCGTTTTTTCTAAGTCTGGCGCTGTGTAACGACACATTCCACCGGATATATCCAGTATATCAGCGCCTTCCTTTTCTAATTCCTTTGCCACTGTAATACAATCATCTAAGCTAAGCCCACCATCCGTATTGTCCGTAGCACCAAGACGGAATAAGATAGGAAAATTATTGCCAACTACATTACGTATTGCTCTCAATACTTGAAGATGGATAAGCATCCTGCCTTTTATATTGCCTCCATATTTATCATTTCTCTTATTAGTAAGTGGTGACAAAAACTGATTTAATAAGTAACCATGACAGGAATGTATTTCAACTCCATCGAAACCAGCTTGTTTTGCTCGCAAAGCCGCACTGGTAAAATCACTTATGATTTTTTGAATATCACCATATTTCAGCTCACATGGAAGCTCTAGATCTAATTTCGAAGGATTTATAACAGCTGATGGAGCAATGGGCTGCGAACCAATGATTGTCTCTTTCGTACCACTTCCCGCATGATTTAACTGCAAAATAACAGGGCATCCATTATGATGAATGACATCGGAAATCTGGCGTAAACCTAAAATCATACTATTGTCCGCAGAAGAAATTTGATGAAAATTGGTTTTCCCATTCTCTGAAATAAAAGAATG
Above is a window of Faecalispora anaeroviscerum DNA encoding:
- a CDS encoding NADH:flavin oxidoreductase; its protein translation is MSRLFTPLKIGNLELKNRLVLPPMASSRAGLNGEITAPLLQFYDEKTRDGYFGVVITEHSFISENGKTNFHQISSADNSMILGLRQISDVIHHNGCPVILQLNHAGSGTKETIIGSQPIAPSAVINPSKLDLELPCELKYGDIQKIISDFTSAALRAKQAGFDGVEIHSCHGYLLNQFLSPLTNKRNDKYGGNIKGRMLIHLQVLRAIRNVVGNNFPILFRLGATDNTDGGLSLDDCITVAKELEKEGADILDISGGMCRYTAPDLEKTGYFIKQAKAVKEAVSIPVIVTGGIRTLEQAESLLNSSVSDLIGIGRPVFKDSNWMKHAMDNFGFETDYPRQI